The uncultured Celeribacter sp. genome includes the window GCGATGTGACCACGCCAGCACGGCACACATTTGCCATCGCGAAATCTATGGGTTTCGAATTCTCTTCCAACGCGGCATTCGATGCGCTTGATTGCAACACGCTGGCCTCGGGTGACGCGGATGTGATCAACACAACGCTGCAACTGGTGATGCCCTGCATCGAGGATCTGACCTTCCTCGCCTCCGTCACCGAAGACCGTATTTCGATCCTGCCGGACACGCCGACAGTAGGCGAAGTGCTGCCCGATCTCGATCTTTCGACCTGGAACGGGCTGTTCCTGAAAGAGGGCACTCCGGAGGAGGTGCGCGAAAAAATCTCTGTGGTGGCAGAGAAGGTCATGATGTCCGACGCAGCCAAGGAGCTGGCCGCCCAGACCGGCGCGTTGATCTATTGGAAAGACGCCGCCACCTCTGAGGCTCAGATGGGGGTGGATGTTGAAACCATGGCGCGGATCAGTGCGGCGATTGACTAAATCCAAATGAAACCAAGGGGCTGGACCTTGGGTCCGCCCCGGATGCAAAGGGCTGAGGATATGGCGGGAATGACAGCTTTGGCGGGGATGTTGCGACGGGAGAGACGCCCCGGAGATCTGGTTTTCGCCACCGCCT containing:
- a CDS encoding tripartite tricarboxylate transporter substrate binding protein, whose product is MTSLLKYGTIAALAALPLAAAAEYPEKPVEFVVPFPPGDLEDILTRMIADEFQATYNVPAAVVNKPGGGGGPFPGAVEVALAPADGYTVGSFVIDVPLVGPHLGIPPLEGNPFEPVGIFVTYPFVIAAKADAPYKTLDELAAYAKDHDVTLGHFGDVTTPARHTFAIAKSMGFEFSSNAAFDALDCNTLASGDADVINTTLQLVMPCIEDLTFLASVTEDRISILPDTPTVGEVLPDLDLSTWNGLFLKEGTPEEVREKISVVAEKVMMSDAAKELAAQTGALIYWKDAATSEAQMGVDVETMARISAAID